TTATGCTAACGTTATATCAACGTTATGACAACGTTACGCTCGGTTCGATGGATGCAGATTATCCTGCACGTCTTACTCTGCATGATGCGACTGAGGTTGAAGCGTGAATATAAATGGCAGAGTAAGCCACGATCAATTGAGCATCTCAACCCACCAATTCCGGCATAGAACAAACATTAAATTGTTGGCTAGTACTCAGAGCAATCCATAAACATGTCTCAACTCAAGAATTACACTTACGAAGGCGTCGGCGAGTTTCTCACAAACTTCCTCAATTACGCTCAAGCTGTCCGTGTCGGTGATCAGCTCCAGCTCAGTGGTCAAGGTACACGACCACGTCCCTCCAATTTCTGAACCCCCAGACTCTAACATGCATTCCCAGGCGGCTGCTTCATTAAAGACGGCGACCTCGTCTTCGCAGAGACTCAACTTGAGCAAATTGACTTGGCTTTCGAGAATGTGGACAAGGCGCTAAAGGCAGCTGGTGGAAAGGGCTGGGAGCAGGTCTTCAGAGTGAACTCATACCACACAGAAATCACGCCTGAAGTCGGACAGAGGATGGCGGAGAATTACAAGAAGTGGATGCCTAATCACAGGGTCATTTGGACGCAGATTGGAGTGAGGCAACTTGGTGTTCCGACGATGTACTGTGAGATTGAGGTATCAGCTTATGACCCGGATGGTCCAGACAAGGCTTGAGCTTAGAACGCGCCCGCCAACACATACCAAATTACATAGAATACATACGCAAACAGATTCACCAAATTGTACATTACTGATGAGCCACTCGGCCAATTTATGTCAATCACTGATTAACGATAGTACACACGTTGTTCCTGCCATCGGCTTCTTTCATGCTTCTCTAGGGTAGCACAAAAATCAGTGACGCAGTATGCTGACTAACAATTCCGAGATCGCCTCTGCCTCGTTTAGGTCTAGTGCGGGCCAGCCATTCGCGCAAGAAGgatctttttttccttcgCGACCATCATCGTTTCATCCACCGCACAAATCACATCTGCATCCCCAACGACACAAAATGCCGCCGCGCAATAACAGGCCGCGCAACTCGCGTCCCGACTCGCGCCCAAGAAACGACCGTCCTCTGCGTCCCGAAGCCGACAGCTATCGACCCGGCGACAGGCACGACTTGCCTCCTCGACCGCCGCCCCGCGATAATTATGGCCACTCCGATTCATACCGCCCGCGCGTGCCGCAGGGCGACTTTACCTTTCGTGTAGACAAGCCAGCTGGCATGCCTGATTTCCCGGCTGATTATCGTGGGCCGTCTGAAAGGAGAGGGCCGCGTCGCGATGGTGGTCGTGGTGGCCGAGGTCGGGGTCGTGGAGGAAGGAAATGGCAACCTCCGCCTCACCCGTCTGAACGCGCTTTGGTATCTGGAGCGACTGCGAATATGCCCGAGGAGcgacttggagaagaaggcgcTGCCAAATTCCgcgatgtcgatgagctatcagacgacgatgagctcgagatggacatttcttcatcttccgagACAGAAGGACCTTCCAAGAAACGTGCCAAAACTGGAGACGATGGATCTGCCGATACTGTACCTAAGTGGTCAAATCCCGATCCCTACACTGCCCTCCCATGTCCCGACGAGAGCACCCGCAAGAAACGTGATATGGTCAAATTGATCCGAAAAGCGCGCGTGGAAGACCAGTCGGAGAAACTAGCTGCTTCAACCGAAGCCGAGGACTTTATCTCGTTTGACCtgacagaagatgaagagagcagtgaagaagaggaggaagcacCGCCGCCTCCCCCGCGCGAACCACCCCCGCCACCGCCTCCGAATGCGCCCTCTGGACCGAGAGCTGAGACTGCGCGTTTGCCCGAGAAGCCACGAGCGCCTGCTAATGGGACTCTGGATACGGCGCGAAGAAATGATCCGCTTGGATCTCGAAAGCGGACTGCggacgatgagatcaagCCTCCTGATTATGGACAATTGAAGAAGGCTACGACGAAGCCTTCGAAAGGTGCGCTCTTGCCCAGTTGGCAGCCAAAGACAACCGAGGACCCATGTCCTTGGGATACTGTCGATCACTCTGCTACCATGAACATGCCATTCCGGTAAGTGCATACTCCTTTCCACTACCTTCAAGCCATAGATCCGCATTGCCGACCAAACATTCTCCCCGCTCCTGTACTCGGATTAACGTATGCAGATTACACAAGGAAATCATCGACTTCTACGAGTACGTCAGACCCCGCGATTTCGAACAGCGAATCCGTGACAACCTGGTCGAGAACCTTCGAAAGGCCATGCGACGCGACGGAAGGAACTTCGCGAGCGCCTCGGTCCACCCCTTCGGTTCCTTCATGTCAGGCCTCTACCTCCCCACCGCAGACATGGATCTAGTCGTCTGCTCCGCAAGCTTCATGCGAGGCGGCCCCCCAACGTACCTGTCGGCAAAGAGCTGGCTGTACAAGTTCCAGAAGTTCCTCACCAGCCAACACGTAGCTGACCAACACTCCATCGAGGTTATTGCCCACGCTAGAGTTCCGTTAGTCAAATACGTTGACAAGCAGACTGGTCTCAAGGTTGATGTGTCGTTTGAGAACTTGGGCGGTGTCAATGCTGTCGACACGTTCCTTGAGTGGAAGGCCCAATATCCTGCCATGCCTATCCTGGTGACTGTGATCAAACATTTCCTGCTCATGCGTGGTCTGAATGAACCTGTGAATGGAGGAATAGGCGGTTTCACCGTGATTTGCTTGGTTGTGAGCATGTTGCAGCTTATGCCACAGGTACAGAGTCGAAACCTCATCCCGGAGCATCATCTCGGCGAGATGCTTCTCGAGTTCTTCCATCTCTACGGCCGCGAATTCCGCCACGACACCAACGCCATTTCCCTGACCAGACCAATTGGGTACATCCGAAAGGTATGTCTTGCCACCCTACttactcttctcttccttgctAACACTCCCAGTCCGAGGTCCGAAGCCTCACGTATAAGAACTACGACCGCCTCTCCATCATCGATCCCAACAACTCGGGCAACGACATCTCCGGCGGCTCATCTAACACCGTAGCCATCCTTGACCGCTTCAAAGGCGCCTTCAATCTCCTACGTGACAGAATGGACGAGATTGCCCGTGATCCCAACCAGGGCAACATTCTCGAAGTGATTCTCAAAGGCGACTACTCCTCCTTCAGAATGCAGCGAGATTTCCTCCGCCACGTACATGAGAAGCACATCGgaccttgttcttcctgATCCTCCTTTTCCGATCAAAAGCCTATATTGATACCCCCCAATCGGTGTTGTGCATATTATCTGATGCTGGAGTTTTTTTGTGTCTTTTTGCCGGTTATGGATATTTGGGGTGGCTTGGAAGACGTCATGATCTTTGCATTTCTCTCTTTGTTCAAACTTGCATTTGTGTATAGTAACGCCGTGATGAAGGGGTGGTTTGCTGTTTTCAGATGGACTGGCGCAGATTACATTTTCCACCGAGAGGCGCTCACGCATCGGCCTAGTGGCCTAGAATTGGACGACGAAATTTATTCACAACGACTCGAACCTGATCTACTAATCATTGCAGTGACTTGACGAGAGGACTTGATATGGCGACACTGACGATACTTGCAGATTttgctttctttattttattttgaAAGAGTGCGGAATGCATTCGACGTCCTTTCTTCGGTTTATAGCTGTTGAAAAACTCGTTGTTTTTTTGGACAACACTTTTTCTCACTGCTTCTCTGCTATATGCAGAGCTGTGGAGAGGattgagatggtgatgatgtctgGTGGACTTGAAGGTGTTGAATGAAAATGAGGGACAGTATCGTCGCTGGGGTTCGAGGAGGTTGCAGTATTGGGATATCGCAGATGGTCTCAGCCCAAGGCACAGCAAAGAGAAAGTACAGAGTAGAGATGCAATTGTAAGTATACCTGATCCATTTTATTGTTTAGATGCGCATCTTGAGTTTTCATGTCTTCAAGGCACAGTAGATCTCAGATGCAGATCCATGCAGCTGTTTAATTAACCACCATGGAACTATCGACAGTGGCGTCGTCTTAGCCTCGGACTATCGACTCTAGCTCAGGGCATCAACGTTCTTAAATCTGAATCTCCCCcatttccttcttcctcactTCTTTACtttccaaggccatcaaaATGCCGTCAACAAAGTCCATCGCCGTCGTCGCGACCCTCGCAGCAAGCGTCACCGCATCCAACTGCAAACCAACCCCCCCCCACCACAACGACCTCAGCTcccacaacaacaacatcatcatgcccCGCCTACACGCTCATCTCAGAACCACCCTCCGACATAAACTGCAACGTCCGCGGCGAACCTAAGGAAGGTCAAAGTCAAGTTTTTGAGAGTTTATACCTGGATGATTGCGCGCAGAAATGTAAAGAGTTTGATCTTTTTAACTGTGAGCTTATTAGCTTTGAGGAGCCGGCTTCGGCGGAGGTGCAGGGAAGTTGTACGCTGTATCCTGATACGGAGATTGTGCAGCGGTCGAGGGGGGGAGAGATTGTTTATTATGATTCGAGGTGTTTTGGGTGTTATACGAGAGGTGGGaggggagggaggggaggaGGAAAGCTTAGAGGGAGGATTAGGAGGAGTTAGATGGGATGTGATGTTGggattggtgatggtgtcttAAGAGGCTCGAACTCTGAAGGTTGTGCTTTTCGGCAAGGGTTGGGAGCTATCGCGTTATGGGAGGTTCTTTTTCATGAAGTTGGCTTTCCATCACATTGGATCTTGCCTGCAATCTCGACTTGTCTTGAATTGACTGTATCTCAATCTAGTGtaatatgtatgtataatATCCAATAACTTATTCATTTTCAAGAAAGTTAACACAGATAGGTAAGCAAGCATCTTAAGATCTTGGCGTTGATCTTATCAGATAAGCAACCATCTTAAGATCTTGGCATTGCCCAAAAACAGTAAGCGACCGATCGGCCGTGAACCTTGATGGAACCTCCACTGAAAAAGAATTGGTCCAATAGAACTTGCGACATTATTAACGTCGACTTTGGTCCGCTACACATTTTGCATTTTCTCAAACCATCTTTGATTACTCCAAGCAAGGTCGATTCAAAGGAAAGAAGTACGTTTCAGCAACGGTGACAAACGGAGACTTTGGCTAACTGGTGCTTTAGTGGTTGACTACCTCTGGGGCGATACGAgtaaagaggagaagaggctgaTACGAAAACTTGGTGAGTGACTCAAACCTTTCGATGAGAACTACAACTAAAATTGGGCAGATTTCTTTATTCTTGTAAGAGAATTCTTCATTTTTGAGATAGAGTACTGATCGAAGAAGACTTTTTGTtgcttcagcttcttttTCAATCATCTTGGTAAGTCTCCTCATCGCAGCATTCATCACACTCTTCTGACGTTGGAGTCACAGACAGACAAGCCTTTGCGAATGCATACGTAAGTATACCAAAGAAACCTGTACAAACATCTCGACTGACTATATGATAGGTAGCAGGTCTCAAAGAAGCCCTCGAGCTGAGCGGCAACCAGTACAATGTCCTCCTCTCCATGGCATCAGCAGGGTATGAACTCGCCCAAACCCCAACTCAGGAATAACTGACAAATTTCGCAGAATGCTGGTCGGCCAAATACCCAGCAGTGTAATCATCCACAAGATCCGTCCCCGAATATGGATGTCTTCCATGGTCGTCGTATGGGCAGGCCTCACCATGGCCAGCGCAGCGTGCAAGACATATGCTCAACTCTGCACCGTTCGCTTCCTGATGGGTCTCGCTGAAGCAAGTACATACGCTGGATCAATCTACATCATGGGCTCTTGGTAGTAAGTCTCAAACCTCCCCATTCCACCAGCAAATCTGACGACTATAGCAAATCCAACGAAATCGCCAAACGTACCGCCATGTTCACAGTCGCAGGTCAAGTTGGCAAGATGTTCGctggagccatgatggctgcaATCCATGAATCAATGGAGGGTCATGCCGGACTGGAAGGTTGGCAGTGGGTTTTCTTGATTGACGGCATCATCACTTTGCCTGTTGctgtctttggcttcttcttctttccggATGTGCCTGAGTACACGGACGCTTCGTATCTGAGTGATAAGGAGCGACAACTTGCGCTTGATCGACTGCCGCCGAAGAAGGAGGATGGTCATGATATACAGGCGTGGAGTCTTGTGAAGCGGGTGATGGGACATCCTTTGCTGTGAGTAATATTTGCTTCTTTATCTAGCTTTGGGGCTAACGGAGGTGTACAGTTATGTGTGTTGCGTCTTCTCAGTTCTCGGAGCAGCGCTCCAGTCTTACGTCGTACAAGGTCTCATGCTCTTATACTTGAAGTACCGCAAGGACATTGACGGTTTCACCCAGTCTGAAGTAAACACCCTCCCAATCCCAACTCACGCCGTCGGTATTATCGCCGAGCTATCTGTCTCATTCTTCATGGATCGGTACAACCGCAGGATGTCACTTGGCTTTCTGCTCTGCCTGATCCAAATCATCTGCAGTATCATACTGCTGGTTCCTGGGACGTCAGTTGCAGGCAACCTCACAGCACTGTACCTCTCAGCCTCGGCGTACGGCATCAATCCACTGCTGTATGGTTGGTCAAGCAATA
The window above is part of the Fusarium musae strain F31 chromosome 6, whole genome shotgun sequence genome. Proteins encoded here:
- a CDS encoding hypothetical protein (EggNog:ENOG41) encodes the protein MPPRNNRPRNSRPDSRPRNDRPLRPEADSYRPGDRHDLPPRPPPRDNYGHSDSYRPRVPQGDFTFRVDKPAGMPDFPADYRGPSERRGPRRDGGRGGRGRGRGGRKWQPPPHPSERALVSGATANMPEERLGEEGAAKFRDVDELSDDDELEMDISSSSETEGPSKKRAKTGDDGSADTVPKWSNPDPYTALPCPDESTRKKRDMVKLIRKARVEDQSEKLAASTEAEDFISFDLTEDEESSEEEEEAPPPPPREPPPPPPPNAPSGPRAETARLPEKPRAPANGTLDTARRNDPLGSRKRTADDEIKPPDYGQLKKATTKPSKGALLPSWQPKTTEDPCPWDTVDHSATMNMPFRLHKEIIDFYEYVRPRDFEQRIRDNLVENLRKAMRRDGRNFASASVHPFGSFMSGLYLPTADMDLVVCSASFMRGGPPTYLSAKSWLYKFQKFLTSQHVADQHSIEVIAHARVPLVKYVDKQTGLKVDVSFENLGGVNAVDTFLEWKAQYPAMPILVTVIKHFLLMRGLNEPVNGGIGGFTVICLVVSMLQLMPQVQSRNLIPEHHLGEMLLEFFHLYGREFRHDTNAISLTRPIGYIRKSEVRSLTYKNYDRLSIIDPNNSGNDISGGSSNTVAILDRFKGAFNLLRDRMDEIARDPNQGNILEVILKGDYSSFRMQRDFLRHVHEKHIGPCSS
- a CDS encoding hypothetical protein (EggNog:ENOG41); this translates as MLVGQIPSSVIIHKIRPRIWMSSMVVVWAGLTMASAACKTYAQLCTVRFLMGLAEASTYAGSIYIMGSCKSNEIAKRTAMFTVAGQVGKMFAGAMMAAIHESMEGHAGLEGWQWVFLIDGIITLPVAVFGFFFFPDVPEYTDASYLSDKERQLALDRLPPKKEDGHDIQAWSLVKRVMGHPLLYVCCVFSVLGAALQSYVVQGLMLLYLKYRKDIDGFTQSEVNTLPIPTHAVGIIAELSVSFFMDRYNRRMSLGFLLCLIQIICSIILLVPGTSVAGNLTALYLSASAYGINPLLYGWSSNILARTADDAARSVTLASMAASDGLLWTFWGIVMFPADHAPYWRNGYIGMLCVSAAMVGWLFVVRWSYVSDLVASDLTCICLLQSVNNKPSTA